A genomic region of Stegostoma tigrinum isolate sSteTig4 chromosome 15, sSteTig4.hap1, whole genome shotgun sequence contains the following coding sequences:
- the LOC125458598 gene encoding T-box transcription factor TBX22-like: MALSTRAHAFSVESLVGHSLKRKLQEGEDGKARDRPGDTLKQAQSSKQREKQQSGKATTEASKTRSGSGPTSPAGDSEGLQLELQGSELWKRFHEIGTEMIITKAGRRMFPAVRVKIKGLEPAKQYYIAMDIIPVDSKRYRYVYHSSQWMVAGNTEQSPLNPRLYMHPDSPASGESWMKQIVSFDRVKLTNNDMDEKGHIILQSMHKYRPRIHVILKEADEHMSVNQILPPNGVHTFAFPETEFTTVTAYQNQQITRLKIDRNPFAKGFRDPGRNRVNLERVMDNYPWRTVECRPALDFQTFNIQKQIGCSDSRLGTSCGVPPAPLASVFSPTCSFRMSPASLGMSCGESTLCGVDGPVCYKLGAAPPALAWPFCDRLKVSSGSDSNSDLLVAPRSPPLMFRLPAFSSAGVLSANAGKGFNCSGRDSHLGPGVTISQLPLRHPAGAVSQETASHQDLYGPRRPYTLYGYTPSTLTASPLKAAARNTAASPGDGLLAAGRNFRGAKFSQWPQTLDP, from the exons ATGGCTCTGAGTACTCGGGCCCACGCTTTCTCGGTGGAATCTCTGGTGGGGCACTCTCTGAAGAGGAAACTGCAAGAAGGCGAGGATGGGAAGGCGAGAGACCGGCCCGGAGACACGCTAAAACAAGCCCAGAGCTCCAAGCAGAGAGAAAAGCAACAATCAG GGAAGGCGACCACTGAGGCGAGCAAGACCCGCAGTGGCTCCGGACCCACCTCACCCGCAGGGGACTCCGAAGGTCTTCAACTGGAACTGCAAGGCTCCGAGCTTTGGAAACGATTTCACGAGATTGGGACAGAAATGATTATCACTAAAGCGGGCAG GCGCATGTTTCCCGCTGTTCGAGTGAAAATCAAAGGTCTTGAGCCAGCCAAGCAGTACTATATTGCCATGGATATCATCCCCGTGGATTCCAAAAGATACAG GTATGTGTACCACAGTTCACAGTGGATGGTGGCCGGAAACACTGAACAGTCCCCGTTAAACCCCCGTCTCTACATGCACCCCGACTCGCCAGCTTCCGGGGAGTCCTGGATGAAACAGATCGTTAGTTTCGACCGGGTGAAACTCACCAACAATGACATGGACGAGAAGGGGCAT ATTATTCTCCAGTCTATGCACAAGTATCGGCCACGAATCCATGTGATACTGAAAGAAGCAGATGAGCACATGTCTGTGAACCAAATCCTCCCGCCTAATGGAGTCCACACGTTCGCTTTCCCCGAGACTGAATTCACAACTGTCACAGCTTACCAGAACCAGCAG ATTACAAGGTTGAAAATTGACCGAAATCCTTTCGCCAAAGGTTTCAGGGACCCCGGGAGAAACAG GGTTAATCTAGAACGGGTGATGGACAATTATCCCTGGAGGACCGTAGAGTGCCGACCAGCGCTGGACTTCCAAACTTTCAACATCCAGAAACAAA ttgGGTGCTCTGACTCTCGGCTGGGCACCTCCTGCGGTGTGCCCCCGGCTCCTCTGGCCTCAGTGTTCTCTCCAACCTGCTCCTTCCGTATGAGCCCAGCTTCCCTGGGGATGAGCTGCGGCGAGTCCACGCTGTGCGGCGTGGACGGCCCGGTCTGCTACAAGCTGGGTGCGGCCCCCCCGGCTCTGGCCTGGCCTTTCTGTGACAGGCTGAAGGTGAGCAGCGGTAGTGACAGCAACAGCGACCTCCTGGTGGCGCCCAGGTCTCCGCCGCTCATGTTCCGCCTCCCGGCCTTCTCTTCGGCCGGCGTCCTGTCCGCGAACGCCGGCAAAGGGTTCAACTGCAGCGGCCGCGACTCGCACCTCGGACCCGGCGTGACCATCTCGCAGCTCCCGCTGAGGCATCCGGCGGGCGCCGTGAGCCAGGAGACTGCGAGCCATCAGGACTTGTACGGCCCCCGCCGCCCTTACACTCTGTACGGGTACACACCCTCGACGCTGACAGCCAGCCCATTGAAAGCGGCGGCTCGGAACACTGCAGCCTCTCCCGGCGATGGGCTCCTGGCGGCCGGGAGGAACTTTAGGGGCGCCAAGTTTAGCCAGTGGCCCCAGACCCTGGACCCATAG